The proteins below come from a single Candidatus Zixiibacteriota bacterium genomic window:
- a CDS encoding transcriptional repressor has product MREFLKTKGFKMTPQRELIFRSFFAMGKHVSVDELYDKVRQADSSVGYSTVWRNLKLICRVGLAEEVNLGDGVTRYDRVTETPHGHFYCVECKKLTEFGMDNIVGQLAIISRDYDFVPSGFKIEIQGRCRACREKLAIDHTTDASAEAHRA; this is encoded by the coding sequence ATGAGAGAGTTCCTCAAAACCAAGGGCTTCAAGATGACTCCGCAGCGGGAGTTGATCTTTCGCTCCTTTTTCGCCATGGGCAAACACGTCTCGGTCGATGAGTTGTACGACAAAGTGCGTCAGGCGGACTCATCGGTCGGCTACTCAACCGTCTGGCGAAATCTCAAATTGATCTGCAGAGTCGGACTCGCCGAGGAAGTGAACCTGGGAGACGGCGTGACGCGGTATGACCGTGTCACCGAAACGCCTCACGGCCACTTTTATTGCGTCGAGTGCAAGAAGCTCACCGAGTTCGGCATGGACAACATAGTCGGCCAATTGGCTATCATTTCCCGCGACTATGACTTTGTTCCGTCGGGATTCAAGATAGAAATTCAAGGGCGCTGCCGGGCGTGCCGCGAGAAACTGGCCATCGATCACACCACCGATGCAAGCGCGGAGGCACACAGGGCATGA